One genomic region from Anomaloglossus baeobatrachus isolate aAnoBae1 chromosome 5 unlocalized genomic scaffold, aAnoBae1.hap1 SUPER_5_unloc_4, whole genome shotgun sequence encodes:
- the LOC142259216 gene encoding uncharacterized protein LOC142259216 isoform X1 translates to MDMDRDKMAERILHLTLEILFRLTGEDYTVVKKTSSERCQAPVSERWGRPLSPIRGPPPHPPIHEDINDQKILELTYKMIELLTGEVPIRCQDVTVYFSMEEWEYLEEHKDLYKDVMMEVPQPLTSPGLSSKRTTPERCPRPLLPLDCKQEDPDVPQDHQGEDLPHINTTETYVRGDERSKEEIPTDNRPGDCIRRSEGLLTSSDILSYHLGVPQDTYEEHCVIPAVSSTLQSKDLPSDPIKQVLSSDSSQAIKENKSHRRGTKTFSCSECGKCFNCQSNLVVQKRTHTGEKPYPCPECGKCFGKKSNLVTHQLTHIGHKQFSCPECGKCFTTKSNLVTHQRTHTGEKPYPCSECGKCFGEKTYLITHQRTHTGDKPFSCPECGKCFTTKSHLVRHQRTHTGEKPFLCLKCGKCFTRKVTLVTHQRNHTGEKPYSCSECGKDFTRKSGLRFHQRIHTDVKPYSCSQCGKCFTDRSNLITHQRIHTGEKPFSCPECGKCFRIKSNLDTHQRIHTGEKPFSCLECGKCFGNKSTLVTHQRTHTGDKPFSCPECGKCFTTKSHLITHQRTHT, encoded by the exons atggatatggacagggacaagatggcggagaggatattacacctcaccctagagatcctcttccggcttactggagag gattacacagtagtgaagaagacctctagtgagcgctgtcaggcccctgtgtctgagagatggggaagacccctgagcccaatcagggggcctccacctcaccccccgatacatgaggacatcaatgaccagaagatcctagaactcacctacaagatgattgagctgctgactggagag gttcctataaggtgtcaggacgtcaccgtctatttctccatggaggagtgggagtatttagaagaacacaaagatctgtacaaggacgtcatgatggaggttccccagcccctcacatcaccag gtctatccagtaagaggacaacaccagagagatgtccccgtcctcttctcccactggactgtaaacaagaagatcccgatgttcctcaggatcatcag ggggaagatctgccccatattaatactacagagacatatgtgaggggtgatgagcggagtaaagaggagattcctacagataaccgcccag GTGACTGTATTAGGAGATCAGAGGGGCTTCTGACTTCTTCAGACATTCTATCATATCATCTTGGTGTGCCACAAGACACATATGAAGAACATTGCGTTATTCCAGCTGTATCCTCAACGCTTCAGAGCAAAGATCTACCATCTGATCCTATTAAACAggtcctatcttctgattcatcacaggctATTAAGGAAAATAAAAGTCACAGAAGAGGAAcgaagacattttcatgttcagagtgtgggaagtgttttaaTTGTCAATCAAACCTTGTTGTACagaagagaactcacacaggggagaagccatatccatgtccagaatgtgggaaatgttttggaaaaaaatcaaatcttgttacacatcagttaACTCACATAGGACATAAgcaattttcatgtccagaatgtgggaaatgttttacaactaaatcaaatcttgttacacatcagagaactcacacaggggaaaagccatatccatgttcagaatgtgggaaatgttttggagaaaaaacatatcttattacacatcagagaactcacacaggagataagccattttcatgtccagaatgtgggaaatgttttacaactaaatcacatcttgtaagacatcagagaactcacacaggggagaagccatttttatgtttaaaatgtgggaaatgttttacacgtaaagtaactcttgttacacatcagagaaatcacacaggggaaaagccatattcatgttcagaatgtgggaaagattTTACTCGGAAATCAGGTCTTCGTttccaccagagaattcacacagatgtgaagccatattcatgttcacaatgtgggaaatgttttacagatagatcaaatcttattacacatcagagaattcacacaggggagaagcctttttcatgtccagaatgtgggaaatgttttagaattAAATCAAATCTtgatacacatcagagaattcacacaggggaaaagccattttcatgtttagaatgtgggaaatgttttggaaataaatcaactcttgttacacatcagagaactcacacaggagataagccattttcatgtccagaatgtgggaaatgttttacaactaaatcacatcttattacacatcagagaactcacacatga
- the LOC142259216 gene encoding uncharacterized protein LOC142259216 isoform X2, with translation MDRTGEVRTLEMSGVRFITVSLHNQDYTVVKKTSSERCQAPVSEGWGRPLSPITGPPPHPPIHEDINDQKILELTYKMIELLTGEVPIRCQDVTVYFSMEEWEFLEGHKDLYKDVMMEVPQPLTSPVLSSKRTTPERCPRPLLPQDCKQEDPDVPQDHQGEDLPHINTTETYVRGDERSKEEIPTDNRPGDCIRRSEGLLTSSDILSYHLGVPQDTYEEHCVIPAVSSTLQSKDLPSDPIKQVLSSDSSQAIKENKSHRRGTKTFSCSECGKCFNCQSNLVVQKRTHTGEKPYPCPECGKCFGKKSNLVTHQLTHIGHKQFSCPECGKCFTTKSNLVTHQRTHTGEKPYPCSECGKCFGEKTYLITHQRTHTGDKPFSCPECGKCFTTKSHLVRHQRTHTGEKPFLCLKCGKCFTRKVTLVTHQRNHTGEKPYSCSECGKDFTRKSGLRFHQRIHTDVKPYSCSQCGKCFTDRSNLITHQRIHTGEKPFSCPECGKCFRIKSNLDTHQRIHTGEKPFSCLECGKCFGNKSTLVTHQRTHTGDKPFSCPECGKCFTTKSHLITHQRTHT, from the exons atggacagaactggagaggtgaggactctggaaatgtctggagtgagatttattactgtgtctctccataaccaggattacacagtagtgaagaagacctctagtgagcgctgtcaggcccctgtgtctgagggatggggaagacccctgagcccaatcactgggcctccacctcaccccccgatacatgaggacatcaatgaccagaagatcctagaactcacctacaagatgattgagctgctgactggagag gttcctataaggtgtcaggacgtcaccgtctatttctccatggaggagtgggagtttttagaaggacacaaagatctgtacaaggacgtcatgatggaggttccccagcccctcacatcaccag ttctctccagtaagaggacaacaccagagagatgtccccgtcctcttctcccacaggactgtaaacaagaagaccccgatgttcctcaggatcatcag ggggaagatctgccccatattaatactacagagacatatgtgaggggtgatgagcggagtaaagaggagattcctacagataaccgcccag GTGACTGTATTAGGAGATCAGAGGGGCTTCTGACTTCTTCAGACATTCTATCATATCATCTTGGTGTGCCACAAGACACATATGAAGAACATTGCGTTATTCCAGCTGTATCCTCAACGCTTCAGAGCAAAGATCTACCATCTGATCCTATTAAACAggtcctatcttctgattcatcacaggctATTAAGGAAAATAAAAGTCACAGAAGAGGAAcgaagacattttcatgttcagagtgtgggaagtgttttaaTTGTCAATCAAACCTTGTTGTACagaagagaactcacacaggggagaagccatatccatgtccagaatgtgggaaatgttttggaaaaaaatcaaatcttgttacacatcagttaACTCACATAGGACATAAgcaattttcatgtccagaatgtgggaaatgttttacaactaaatcaaatcttgttacacatcagagaactcacacaggggaaaagccatatccatgttcagaatgtgggaaatgttttggagaaaaaacatatcttattacacatcagagaactcacacaggagataagccattttcatgtccagaatgtgggaaatgttttacaactaaatcacatcttgtaagacatcagagaactcacacaggggagaagccatttttatgtttaaaatgtgggaaatgttttacacgtaaagtaactcttgttacacatcagagaaatcacacaggggaaaagccatattcatgttcagaatgtgggaaagattTTACTCGGAAATCAGGTCTTCGTttccaccagagaattcacacagatgtgaagccatattcatgttcacaatgtgggaaatgttttacagatagatcaaatcttattacacatcagagaattcacacaggggagaagcctttttcatgtccagaatgtgggaaatgttttagaattAAATCAAATCTtgatacacatcagagaattcacacaggggaaaagccattttcatgtttagaatgtgggaaatgttttggaaataaatcaactcttgttacacatcagagaactcacacaggagataagccattttcatgtccagaatgtgggaaatgttttacaactaaatcacatcttattacacatcagagaactcacacatga